One Rhizobium sp. NRK18 genomic window carries:
- a CDS encoding OmpA family protein: MLKRIAILALAGTFLSACTTTDPYTGEQKVSNTAGGVALGAAAGAVGGLLLGNGPTSRRNGALIGAGIGALAGGAIGNYMDRQEAELRAQLQGTGISVTRNGDNIILNMPSNITFPTDQYAVMPAFYPTLNSVAIVLNKFNKTLVDVNGHTDSTGSLQHNMELSQQRATSVANYLAGQGVDARRMSAMGFGPNQPIATNATAEGRAQNRRVEVQISPLREG, encoded by the coding sequence ATGCTCAAGCGTATTGCCATACTTGCCCTCGCTGGCACCTTCCTCAGCGCCTGCACCACCACCGACCCCTATACCGGTGAGCAGAAGGTTTCCAACACGGCGGGCGGCGTGGCGCTCGGTGCTGCAGCCGGCGCCGTCGGCGGCCTGCTGCTTGGCAACGGCCCCACCAGCCGCCGCAACGGTGCATTGATCGGAGCCGGCATCGGCGCGCTGGCCGGCGGTGCGATCGGCAACTACATGGACCGCCAGGAAGCCGAGCTTCGCGCCCAGCTGCAGGGTACCGGCATCTCGGTCACCCGCAACGGCGACAACATCATTCTCAACATGCCGTCGAACATTACCTTCCCGACGGACCAGTATGCGGTGATGCCGGCCTTCTATCCGACGCTGAACTCGGTCGCGATCGTGCTGAACAAGTTCAACAAGACGCTGGTCGACGTCAACGGTCATACCGACTCGACCGGCTCGCTTCAGCACAACATGGAACTGTCGCAGCAGCGTGCCACTTCGGTCGCCAACTACCTGGCCGGCCAGGGCGTCGACGCCCGCCGTATGTCGGCCATGGGCTTTGGCCCGAATCAGCCGATCGCAACCAATGCGACGGCTGAAGGCCGCGCCCAGAACCGCCGCGTCGAAGTGCAGATTTCGCCACTGCGCGAAGGCTGA
- a CDS encoding FAD-binding oxidoreductase codes for MEEDPLAREHARPGVRNEDGIAAVLGILKQSFGERFQTGEAFRAQHTHTTTYLPAQLPDGVAFVENADEVKVIVKACAEHKVPVIPFGAGTSLEGQVNAPSGGISIDFSRMNKVLSVNTEDLDCTVEPGITREDLNTYLRDTGLFFPIDPGANASIGGMASTRASGTNAVRYGTMKDNVLSVTAVTANGEEIRTAQRARKSSTGYDLTRLFVGAEGTLGVLTSVTLRLQGIPEKIAGGVCAFPDIESACNAVIMTIQLGIPVARIELLDALQVRACNAYSGLSNEEKPTLFLEFHGNEQTVAIQSEQFAEIAAEFGGGEFRWTVNAEERAKLWKARHDVYWSVKATAPDKAILATDVCVPISRYADCVTETHRDILEHGLYAPIVGHAGDGNFHTSVVFDDKDEADVAKVEAFIARLAQRALSMDGTCTGEHGIGQGKKGFLVEELGGAVDLMRQIKQALDPDSIFNPGKIFDPA; via the coding sequence ATGGAGGAAGACCCATTGGCGCGTGAACATGCAAGACCGGGTGTCCGCAACGAAGACGGTATCGCTGCGGTTCTCGGCATTTTGAAGCAGAGCTTCGGCGAGCGCTTCCAGACCGGTGAAGCCTTCCGCGCCCAGCATACGCACACCACCACCTATCTTCCGGCGCAGTTGCCGGACGGCGTCGCCTTCGTTGAAAACGCCGACGAGGTGAAAGTGATCGTCAAGGCCTGTGCCGAGCACAAGGTTCCGGTCATTCCCTTCGGCGCCGGCACGTCGCTCGAGGGCCAGGTGAATGCGCCGAGCGGCGGCATTTCCATCGATTTCTCGCGCATGAACAAGGTACTTTCCGTCAATACCGAAGACCTCGATTGCACGGTGGAGCCGGGCATCACCCGCGAAGACCTCAATACCTATCTGCGCGATACCGGCCTGTTCTTCCCGATCGATCCGGGCGCCAACGCCTCCATCGGCGGGATGGCGTCGACGCGGGCTTCCGGCACAAATGCGGTGCGCTACGGCACGATGAAGGACAATGTGCTTTCGGTCACCGCCGTCACGGCCAATGGCGAGGAAATCCGGACCGCTCAGCGGGCGCGCAAGTCCTCCACCGGCTACGACCTGACGCGGTTGTTCGTCGGCGCCGAAGGTACGCTCGGCGTACTGACCTCGGTCACGCTGCGCCTGCAGGGCATCCCGGAAAAGATCGCCGGCGGCGTTTGCGCCTTTCCGGATATCGAATCGGCCTGCAACGCGGTCATCATGACCATTCAGCTTGGCATTCCGGTCGCCCGAATCGAGCTTCTGGATGCGCTTCAGGTGCGCGCCTGCAACGCCTATTCCGGCCTCAGCAACGAAGAGAAGCCGACGCTGTTTCTCGAATTCCACGGCAACGAGCAGACGGTTGCCATACAGTCGGAACAGTTTGCCGAAATCGCGGCCGAGTTTGGAGGCGGCGAATTCCGCTGGACCGTGAACGCCGAGGAGCGCGCCAAGCTGTGGAAGGCGCGCCATGACGTCTACTGGTCGGTGAAGGCGACGGCGCCGGACAAGGCGATCCTGGCAACGGACGTCTGCGTGCCGATCTCGCGCTACGCCGATTGCGTCACCGAAACGCACCGCGATATTCTCGAGCACGGCCTGTACGCGCCGATCGTCGGTCATGCCGGTGACGGTAACTTTCATACCTCCGTCGTGTTTGACGACAAGGATGAGGCCGATGTCGCCAAGGTCGAGGCGTTCATCGCCCGGCTGGCGCAACGGGCGCTTTCGATGGACGGCACCTGCACCGGCGAACACGGGATCGGGCAGGGGAAGAAGGGTTTTCTCGTCGAGGAACTTGGCGGCGCGGTGGATTTGATGCGGCAGATCAAGCAGGCGCTCGATCCCGACAGCATCTTCAATCCCGGGAAGATCTTCGATCCGGCTTGA
- a CDS encoding AsmA family protein, with translation MLGRIILFFAGLLVVVLFTALIAPMFITWNDFRTQFEDQASRILGKKVVVNGDVQVRILPFPTVTLHDVQVGRDEDGNPLIQVANFSMDMELAPFLSGEARIVEMRIDQPRARLKLLQDGTLDWMRGSHSSIPAKTVVLEKVFIIDGEVAFVDDQTGRDRVVSDINTEMSARSLAGPWRADGDAVFDGHPSHFSFSSSAPDEKNGTIRVHTTIKPEAVPVTVETDGDLAIVDDRPRYDGQFTASMMAEVEDKAEGGEKSRNLPPRVKGKFELNNERIRIPEYRLEVGSLRDPYVVTGEATYDTGTKGDFFLKAEGQQIDVARLDTGPAQKTARPGTQRLSAADRLATLIGLARRIPIPSVPGRAEVKLPAIVAGDTTVRDVLLKVEPNGKGWTIDNAEATLPGRTKIEGSGKLTLVGSAVFDGHLTVASRQPSGVADWLTGSVAPEIRNLRTAGFSADVSLSPEVQNFDNLEVITGGATMKGRIGRVSLSGQVPALTVDLAGERIDLDVLRALTSLMMGQDTGSGLLGHDIDAHLAAGRLTAFGVEAQQVDAAFSLSNGALSVKTLDIGNIGGAKVSTSGEAEGSVSGMSGSGDVHFDVADAGPFLQMLEKSMPAHPVLARLAENSSWFDNTALDVALSVGGGDRSGISADIRGTSNGSNVTARIGLKRVAALADHTGLSLDLTLTNPRSSILFGQLGFAPLPVGGLEDGRVRLVFNGADGEKGRTQVTFDAGSTHLAADGNVSLAADDFLQGDLNLTLKSDDIEPYLILNGVALPGLGDGLPIDMTSSVSVAPDTVTFDKLAGNVSGDAFSGMLSVKRGQPVLTIGGNLAFDSLDPYWLAETVYGPLYDVSTGDYTNAPFEPPMSSVADIDLTLKAGEVPVGLGEPVRSVTGTLTSRNGVLNFEELTGELFGGKVSGHLRLANSNGTGSLQAGLELAGADAKRLFWSRGGKPVIEGGLTGNVTVETSGATLSALARTLGGSGELDVAGAKINGLDLSILPTLLAANEQSTGDNISNESVAGEVLPLLLNGSSAVGDLKVPFSITNGRWRANNLSATTATAQLSGAADFDVQDRDMSGALQIAFATGKDDVAGANANLTLQYSGQLNAPQMKADVTGLTNYLSLRAFDRERRRVEHLQANVLEKQRLRREASLYQAMDERRAEEAKKQDAIRLEVEQHLKELADQEKKALDKRNAELEAAKRAAEAAAQNPQDNVPVFDVVPLQRAEPIIVQPPAVQTPPPAEPKAEAPAPKEEPAAGGGNLKLDSWLNLR, from the coding sequence TTGCTCGGACGGATCATCCTGTTCTTTGCGGGACTTCTCGTCGTCGTACTGTTTACGGCGCTGATCGCACCGATGTTCATCACCTGGAATGATTTTCGAACCCAGTTCGAGGATCAGGCCAGCCGTATTCTCGGCAAGAAGGTGGTGGTCAACGGCGACGTCCAGGTGCGCATCCTGCCGTTCCCGACCGTGACCTTGCACGACGTGCAGGTCGGCCGGGACGAAGACGGCAATCCGCTGATCCAGGTGGCCAACTTCTCCATGGACATGGAACTGGCGCCGTTCCTTTCCGGCGAGGCGCGCATCGTCGAGATGCGCATCGATCAGCCGCGCGCCCGCCTGAAGCTCCTGCAGGACGGCACGCTCGACTGGATGCGCGGCAGCCATTCCTCCATTCCGGCCAAGACGGTCGTTCTCGAAAAGGTCTTCATTATCGACGGCGAGGTGGCCTTCGTCGACGACCAGACCGGTCGCGACCGGGTTGTCTCCGACATCAACACGGAAATGTCGGCGCGTTCGCTGGCCGGCCCCTGGCGGGCGGATGGAGACGCCGTTTTCGATGGCCATCCGTCGCATTTCTCCTTCTCGTCGAGCGCGCCCGACGAGAAGAATGGCACGATCCGCGTTCACACCACCATCAAGCCCGAGGCGGTTCCGGTGACCGTGGAGACGGACGGCGACCTGGCGATCGTCGATGACCGGCCCCGCTATGACGGACAGTTCACGGCGTCGATGATGGCGGAGGTCGAGGACAAGGCGGAAGGCGGGGAGAAGTCCCGCAACCTGCCGCCGCGCGTCAAGGGCAAGTTCGAGCTCAACAACGAGCGCATCCGCATCCCCGAATACCGTCTCGAAGTGGGATCGCTCAGGGATCCCTATGTGGTGACCGGGGAGGCGACCTATGACACGGGAACCAAGGGCGATTTCTTCCTCAAGGCGGAAGGTCAGCAGATCGATGTGGCGCGGCTCGACACCGGTCCGGCCCAGAAGACCGCGCGGCCCGGTACGCAGCGCCTCAGCGCCGCAGACCGGCTGGCCACGCTGATCGGTCTGGCGCGCCGCATTCCGATCCCGAGCGTGCCGGGACGCGCCGAAGTCAAGCTGCCGGCTATCGTTGCCGGCGACACGACGGTCCGCGACGTGCTCTTGAAGGTCGAGCCGAACGGCAAGGGGTGGACGATCGACAATGCCGAGGCGACATTGCCGGGTCGGACGAAGATCGAGGGCTCCGGCAAGCTCACCCTTGTCGGCAGCGCGGTCTTCGACGGCCACCTGACCGTGGCGTCGCGCCAGCCTTCGGGTGTCGCCGACTGGCTGACCGGCAGCGTCGCACCGGAAATCCGCAACCTCAGGACGGCCGGCTTCTCCGCCGATGTCAGCCTTTCGCCGGAAGTGCAGAATTTCGACAATCTCGAGGTCATCACCGGCGGTGCGACCATGAAGGGCCGGATCGGCCGCGTATCGCTCAGCGGACAGGTGCCGGCCCTGACCGTCGATCTTGCCGGCGAGCGCATCGATCTCGACGTGTTGCGGGCGTTGACGAGCCTGATGATGGGCCAGGACACCGGCAGCGGGCTTCTGGGACACGACATCGATGCCCATCTGGCTGCCGGCCGACTGACGGCTTTCGGGGTGGAAGCGCAGCAGGTCGATGCCGCCTTCTCGCTGTCGAATGGCGCGCTCTCGGTCAAGACGCTCGACATCGGCAATATCGGCGGCGCCAAGGTCAGTACCTCGGGTGAAGCGGAAGGGTCCGTTTCCGGCATGTCTGGCAGCGGCGACGTGCATTTCGACGTTGCCGATGCCGGTCCGTTCCTGCAAATGCTTGAGAAGAGCATGCCGGCGCATCCGGTTCTCGCACGTCTGGCGGAAAACAGTTCCTGGTTCGACAACACGGCACTCGACGTGGCGCTGTCGGTCGGTGGCGGCGACAGGAGCGGAATTTCCGCCGATATTCGCGGCACGTCCAACGGCAGTAATGTGACCGCCCGGATCGGACTGAAGAGAGTCGCGGCGCTTGCCGACCACACGGGACTGTCACTCGACCTGACGCTGACCAATCCTCGCTCGTCGATCCTGTTCGGCCAGCTCGGCTTTGCGCCACTGCCGGTCGGCGGGCTCGAGGATGGACGCGTTCGCCTGGTCTTCAATGGGGCCGACGGCGAGAAGGGGCGCACGCAGGTGACCTTCGACGCCGGAAGCACGCATCTCGCCGCCGATGGCAATGTCAGCCTGGCGGCGGACGACTTCCTGCAGGGCGATCTCAACCTCACACTCAAGAGCGACGACATCGAGCCCTATCTCATCTTGAACGGCGTGGCTCTGCCAGGGCTCGGCGACGGTCTTCCGATCGACATGACGTCGAGCGTGTCGGTTGCCCCCGATACCGTCACATTCGACAAGCTCGCCGGAAATGTCAGCGGCGATGCCTTCAGCGGCATGCTCTCCGTCAAGCGTGGGCAGCCCGTGCTGACCATCGGCGGCAATCTGGCATTCGACAGCCTCGATCCCTACTGGCTGGCCGAAACGGTCTATGGTCCGCTCTATGATGTTTCGACCGGCGACTACACCAATGCCCCGTTCGAGCCGCCGATGAGTTCGGTCGCCGACATCGATCTGACGCTGAAGGCCGGGGAAGTGCCTGTCGGGCTTGGCGAGCCGGTTCGCTCGGTCACCGGAACGCTGACGAGCCGCAATGGCGTGCTCAATTTCGAGGAGCTGACGGGCGAGCTGTTTGGCGGCAAGGTCAGCGGCCATCTCCGGCTGGCCAACAGCAATGGAACCGGATCGCTGCAGGCAGGCCTTGAACTCGCCGGCGCCGATGCCAAGCGTCTGTTCTGGAGCCGCGGCGGCAAGCCGGTGATCGAGGGCGGTCTCACCGGCAATGTGACGGTCGAGACGAGCGGCGCAACCCTTTCGGCGCTTGCAAGGACACTCGGCGGTTCCGGTGAACTCGATGTGGCCGGCGCAAAGATCAACGGGTTGGACCTTTCCATCCTGCCGACCTTGCTCGCTGCCAACGAGCAATCCACCGGCGACAACATTTCCAACGAGAGCGTGGCCGGTGAAGTCCTGCCGCTGCTCCTGAACGGCAGCAGTGCCGTCGGTGACCTCAAGGTTCCGTTCAGCATCACCAACGGTCGCTGGCGGGCCAACAACCTTTCGGCCACCACCGCAACGGCGCAATTGTCGGGGGCGGCCGATTTCGACGTTCAGGATCGCGACATGTCAGGTGCGCTGCAGATCGCCTTTGCCACGGGCAAAGACGACGTTGCCGGCGCCAACGCCAATCTGACGTTGCAATATTCCGGTCAGCTGAATGCACCGCAGATGAAGGCCGATGTGACGGGACTGACCAATTACCTCTCGCTTCGGGCCTTCGACCGCGAGCGGCGTCGCGTCGAGCATCTTCAGGCCAATGTGCTCGAAAAGCAGCGGCTGCGGCGCGAGGCATCCCTTTATCAGGCGATGGATGAGCGTCGCGCCGAAGAGGCGAAGAAACAGGACGCCATCCGCCTTGAGGTGGAACAGCACCTCAAGGAGCTTGCCGATCAGGAGAAGAAGGCCCTGGACAAGCGCAATGCCGAGCTCGAGGCCGCAAAGCGGGCGGCGGAGGCGGCGGCACAGAACCCGCAAGACAATGTGCCGGTGTTCGACGTCGTGCCCCTGCAACGGGCCGAGCCGATCATCGTGCAGCCGCCTGCAGTTCAGACGCCGCCACCGGCCGAGCCGAAGGCCGAGGCACCGGCGCCGAAAGAGGAACCGGCTGCCGGCGGAGGTAACCTTAAGTTGGATTCCTGGTTGAATTTGCGCTGA
- a CDS encoding ribbon-helix-helix domain-containing protein yields the protein MIRKHSATLHGHRTSFTVEDVFWEELKAIADRRAMSLAALIAEIDDHRSEDANLSSSLRVYVLEWYRSGGEPPAAQ from the coding sequence ATGATCCGCAAACATTCCGCAACCCTGCACGGCCACCGCACCAGCTTCACGGTGGAAGACGTGTTCTGGGAAGAACTGAAGGCGATCGCGGACCGGCGGGCAATGTCGCTCGCGGCACTGATCGCCGAGATTGACGATCATCGCTCCGAGGACGCAAACCTGTCATCGTCCCTCCGCGTCTATGTCCTGGAATGGTACCGCAGTGGCGGCGAACCGCCCGCCGCTCAATAG
- a CDS encoding DUF4169 family protein — protein MTAEIVNLRMARKQKTRQEKEKTAEQNRISFGRTKAEKELTTARNMLERKRLDEGRRETDDGSKD, from the coding sequence ATGACCGCCGAGATCGTCAATCTGCGCATGGCGCGCAAGCAGAAGACCCGGCAGGAAAAGGAAAAGACTGCCGAGCAGAACCGCATTTCCTTCGGACGCACCAAGGCCGAAAAGGAACTGACGACGGCCCGCAACATGCTGGAACGCAAACGCCTGGACGAAGGCCGCCGCGAGACGGACGACGGCTCCAAGGACTGA